One window of Oryza brachyantha chromosome 12, ObraRS2, whole genome shotgun sequence genomic DNA carries:
- the LOC102721981 gene encoding protein misato homolog 1 isoform X1: MREAVTVQVGGFANYVGSHFWNFQDELLGLADDPDVDPVFRTAALDMDVLYRTGETHQGVPTYCPRLVSVGSRGSLGSLSSSGNLSQTSAPADQLDIITWSGNVTKSVSKPHGRNLFLQSLVEEGQNPSTSNGGSNSQKSVEDKDLIECLENGVNFWTDYSKVQYHPQSLYELHGSWTDFDKFDNYGSAQEVVLDWSQIEEMNERLRFFVEECDHIQGIQFIVDDSGGFSSVAARFLENIADDYTNTPVLLYCVRDPVTLGSSRNKRESITRSLHDAVSFAKLSSYCNLMVPIGPPSLSRSYLSPYLYIQDEKPFHSSAVCAAAIHSVTVPFRLTRLGPSSNLAHSSGNLDIGELVHILSDQGRLNMITALDVAMPAPSLTDRDAMGNIEMKLQSLTPEIRDEDEDPYSVESLVIHGAIDRGGQRTSISQVKDSVCSVYEGRETRAKFSHLAVSMCPLPVPLPFPSIFRGNIGRHGEILGDNSEGTQPKGSIDIESVPMAARLRSSSAVLPFIERRSGSLQKHGVARGSVGSQVLRDWGFGREEVQDMGEHLAKLLRPFYPEMDLTSDSD, encoded by the exons atgagggAGGCCGTGACGGTGCAGGTTGGCGGCTTCGCCAACTACGTCGGCTCCCACTTCTGGAACTTCCAG GATGAGTTGCTCGGGCTCGCCGACGACCCCGACGTCGACCCGGTGTTCAGGACCGCCGCGCTGGACATGGACGTCCTCTACCGCACCGGCGAGACGCACcag GGTGTTCCCACCTACTGCCCTCGATTGGTTTCTGTTGGTTCTCGAG GGTCTCTTGGCTCTCTGAGTTCATCCGGAAATCTCAGTCAGACAAGTGCTCCTGCAGATCAGCTTGATATTATTACATG GTCTGGAAATGTAACAAAATCAGTATCAAAACCTCATGGGCGGAACCTGTTTCTGCAAAGCTTAGTTGAAGAAGGGCAGAATCCAAGCACTAGTAATGGTGGCAGCAACTCCCAGAAAAGTGTTGAAGATAAGGATCTGATAGAATGCCTAGAGAATGGTGTCAACTTTTGGACAGATTATTCAAAAGTTCAGTATCATCCTCAGAGTTTATACGAGTTACATGGGTCATGGACAGACTTTGACAAGTTTGATAACTATGGCAGCGCACAAGAAGTGGTTTTGGACTGGTCGCAAATAGAGGAAATGAATGAGAGGCTAAGATTCTTTGTTGAAGAATGCGACCATATTCAG GGCATCCAGTTTATCGTGGATGATTCAGGAGGTTTTTCCAGTGTAGCTGCACGGTTTCTGGAGAACATTGCTGATGATTACACAAATACACCTGTATTGCTTTACTGTGTGAGGGATCCAGTGACCCTTGGATCCTCCAGGAATAAAAGGGAATCCATTACGAGATCTTTGCATGACGCTGTTTCATTTGCAAAACTTTCGTCCTATTGCAACCTGATGGTACCCATAGGACCGCCTTCATTGAGTAGAA GTTACTTGTCACCTTACCTTTATATACAGGATGAGAAACCATTCCACTCTAGTGCTGTTTGTGCTGCAGCAATACATTCAGTTACTGTTCCATTTAGACTAACACGCTTGGGCCCAAGTTCCAACTTAGCACATTCATCTGGTAATCTTGACATCGGCGAACTTGTGCACATATTGTCTGATCAAGGAAGGCTGAACATGATTACTGCTCTGGATGTAGCAATGCCTGCCCCTTCTTTGACAG ATAGAGATGCTATGGGGAATATAGAGATGAAGCTGCAATCTTTGACCCCTGAAATCAGGGATGAAGACGAAGACCCTTATTCAGTTGAATCACTGGTGATTCATGGAGCTATTGATAGAG GTGGGCAAAGGACTTCCATATCACAAGTGAAGGACTCGGTCTGTTCGGTCTACGAAGGCAGAGAGACAAGGGCAAAGTTTTCCCATCTCGCAGTATCAATGTGTCCCCTCCCTGTCCCCCTTCCATTCCCATCGATCTTCAGAGGCAACATTGGCCGGCATGGGGAGATCCTCGGTGACAATTCAGAAGGAACCCAGCCAAAGGGCTCAATCGACATCGAATCGGTACCAATGGCAGCACGCCTACGGTCGAGCAGCGCTGTCCTGCCTTTCATAGAGAGGCGATCGGGGAGCCTCCAGAAGCACGGCGTCGCAAGAGGCTCCGTTGGGTCTCAGGTCCTCCGCGACTGGGGCTTTGGGAGGGAGGAGGTTCAAGACATGGGGGAGCACCTAGCCAAGTTGCTCCGCCCATTTTATCCTGAAATGGATCTAACCTCAGATTCGGACTAG
- the LOC102721699 gene encoding transcription factor HHO6-like, translating to MMGSSAAAREEPFLGVDLRMLAARTATGALARAAGGEVGEKAARFEECIRSLEAEKAKMEVFRRELPISVHLIADVIEWFKDELEQQQRLRRRAEAEAVPAPELCAPPLPSPKRKAAAAEGVKAEADANDKRSWMSSAQLWTCGSHTSTSTSNGGSVKKQQHQQKVSNAFMPLADSPAFAKSSEEAGVAAPAGAGGATPLPPAVPDLSLSSRGATDAPCPAAPSATSSAVTDAAGAAAAAQRQQPLQRKARRCWSPELHRRFVAALQRLGGPQTATPKQIRELMKVDGLTNDEVKSHLQKYRLHTRRASDGASGCDNQMAGGHGHGLWPPPPPSEQYTASQHSTSQSGSPQGPLQLTVSVTAGDSCDGGDEDDGRSESYSWEIQNGARASSSS from the exons ATGAtgggctcgtcggcggcggcgcgggaggagcCCTTCCTCGGCGTCGACCTGCGGATgctggcggcgaggacggcgacgggcgcgcTGGCgagggcggccggcggcgaggtgggggagaaggcggcgcggTTCGAGGAGTGCATACGCAGCCTCGAGGCGGAGAAGGCCAAGATGGAGGTGTTCCGCCGCGAGCTCCCCATCAGCGTCCACCTCATCGCCGACG TGATCGAGTGGTTCAAGGACGAgctggagcagcagcagcggctgcggcggcgggcggaggcggaggcggtgccggcgccggagctgtgcgcgccgccgctgccgtcgccgaagaggaaggcggcggcggcggagggcgtcAAGGCCGAGGCGGACGCGAACGACAAGCGGAGCTGGATGAGCTCGGCGCAGCTGTGGACCTGCGGGAGCcacaccagcaccagcaccagcaatGGCGGCAGCGTCAAGAAACAGCAGCACCAGCAGAAG GTGTCAAATGCGTTCATGCCACTGGCCGACTCGCCGGCGTTCGCGAAATCATCGGAGGAAGCAGGagtcgccgcccccgccggagCCGGGGGAGCCACGCCATTGCCGCCGGCCGTGCCAGACCtgtccctctcctcccgggggGCGACCGACGCCCCCTGCCCGGCCGCGCCGAGCGCCACCAGCAGCGCCgtcaccgacgccgccggagcggcagcagcagcgcagcGCCAGCAGCCGTTGCAGCGGAAGGCCAGGCGGTGCTGGTCGCCGGAGCTCCACCGCCggttcgtcgccgccctccagCGCCTCGGTGGCCCACAAA CTGCCACTCCTAAGCAGATTAGGGAGCTGATGAAAGTTGATGGTCTCACTAATGATGAAGTCAAAAGTCACCTGCAG AAATACCGGCTGCACACGCGGCGAGCGTCCGACGGTGCCAGCGGCTGCGACAATCAGATGGCCGGCGGCCACGGCCATGGCttgtggccgccgccgccgccatcggagCAGTACACGGCGTCGCAGCACAGCACGTCGCAGTCCGGCTCGCCGCAGGGCCCCCTGCAGCTCACCGTGTCGGTGACCGCCGGCGACagctgcgacggcggcgacgaggatgaCGGCAGGTCGGAGAGCTACAGCTGGGAGATTCAGAATGGGGCAAGGGCATCATCATCGTCTTGA
- the LOC102721981 gene encoding protein misato homolog 1 isoform X2: MSCSGSPTTPTSTRCSGPPRWTWTSSTAPARRTSARFHQGVPTYCPRLVSVGSRGSLGSLSSSGNLSQTSAPADQLDIITWSGNVTKSVSKPHGRNLFLQSLVEEGQNPSTSNGGSNSQKSVEDKDLIECLENGVNFWTDYSKVQYHPQSLYELHGSWTDFDKFDNYGSAQEVVLDWSQIEEMNERLRFFVEECDHIQGIQFIVDDSGGFSSVAARFLENIADDYTNTPVLLYCVRDPVTLGSSRNKRESITRSLHDAVSFAKLSSYCNLMVPIGPPSLSRSYLSPYLYIQDEKPFHSSAVCAAAIHSVTVPFRLTRLGPSSNLAHSSGNLDIGELVHILSDQGRLNMITALDVAMPAPSLTDRDAMGNIEMKLQSLTPEIRDEDEDPYSVESLVIHGAIDRGGQRTSISQVKDSVCSVYEGRETRAKFSHLAVSMCPLPVPLPFPSIFRGNIGRHGEILGDNSEGTQPKGSIDIESVPMAARLRSSSAVLPFIERRSGSLQKHGVARGSVGSQVLRDWGFGREEVQDMGEHLAKLLRPFYPEMDLTSDSD, encoded by the exons ATGAGTTGCTCGGGCTCGCCGACGACCCCGACGTCGACCCGGTGTTCAGGACCGCCGCGCTGGACATGGACGTCCTCTACCGCACCGGCGAGACGCACcag CGCTCGATTTCACCAGGGTGTTCCCACCTACTGCCCTCGATTGGTTTCTGTTGGTTCTCGAG GGTCTCTTGGCTCTCTGAGTTCATCCGGAAATCTCAGTCAGACAAGTGCTCCTGCAGATCAGCTTGATATTATTACATG GTCTGGAAATGTAACAAAATCAGTATCAAAACCTCATGGGCGGAACCTGTTTCTGCAAAGCTTAGTTGAAGAAGGGCAGAATCCAAGCACTAGTAATGGTGGCAGCAACTCCCAGAAAAGTGTTGAAGATAAGGATCTGATAGAATGCCTAGAGAATGGTGTCAACTTTTGGACAGATTATTCAAAAGTTCAGTATCATCCTCAGAGTTTATACGAGTTACATGGGTCATGGACAGACTTTGACAAGTTTGATAACTATGGCAGCGCACAAGAAGTGGTTTTGGACTGGTCGCAAATAGAGGAAATGAATGAGAGGCTAAGATTCTTTGTTGAAGAATGCGACCATATTCAG GGCATCCAGTTTATCGTGGATGATTCAGGAGGTTTTTCCAGTGTAGCTGCACGGTTTCTGGAGAACATTGCTGATGATTACACAAATACACCTGTATTGCTTTACTGTGTGAGGGATCCAGTGACCCTTGGATCCTCCAGGAATAAAAGGGAATCCATTACGAGATCTTTGCATGACGCTGTTTCATTTGCAAAACTTTCGTCCTATTGCAACCTGATGGTACCCATAGGACCGCCTTCATTGAGTAGAA GTTACTTGTCACCTTACCTTTATATACAGGATGAGAAACCATTCCACTCTAGTGCTGTTTGTGCTGCAGCAATACATTCAGTTACTGTTCCATTTAGACTAACACGCTTGGGCCCAAGTTCCAACTTAGCACATTCATCTGGTAATCTTGACATCGGCGAACTTGTGCACATATTGTCTGATCAAGGAAGGCTGAACATGATTACTGCTCTGGATGTAGCAATGCCTGCCCCTTCTTTGACAG ATAGAGATGCTATGGGGAATATAGAGATGAAGCTGCAATCTTTGACCCCTGAAATCAGGGATGAAGACGAAGACCCTTATTCAGTTGAATCACTGGTGATTCATGGAGCTATTGATAGAG GTGGGCAAAGGACTTCCATATCACAAGTGAAGGACTCGGTCTGTTCGGTCTACGAAGGCAGAGAGACAAGGGCAAAGTTTTCCCATCTCGCAGTATCAATGTGTCCCCTCCCTGTCCCCCTTCCATTCCCATCGATCTTCAGAGGCAACATTGGCCGGCATGGGGAGATCCTCGGTGACAATTCAGAAGGAACCCAGCCAAAGGGCTCAATCGACATCGAATCGGTACCAATGGCAGCACGCCTACGGTCGAGCAGCGCTGTCCTGCCTTTCATAGAGAGGCGATCGGGGAGCCTCCAGAAGCACGGCGTCGCAAGAGGCTCCGTTGGGTCTCAGGTCCTCCGCGACTGGGGCTTTGGGAGGGAGGAGGTTCAAGACATGGGGGAGCACCTAGCCAAGTTGCTCCGCCCATTTTATCCTGAAATGGATCTAACCTCAGATTCGGACTAG
- the LOC102711394 gene encoding calcium-transporting ATPase 10, plasma membrane-type translates to MESYLEENFGGVKAKNSSEEALRRWRKLCGVVKNPKRRFRFTANLDKRGEAQAIKHANHEKLRVAVLVSKAALQFIHGLSLRSEYVVPEEVKAAGFQICADELGSIVEGHDSKKLITHGGVTGIADKLATSPTDGLSTAEENIKRRQDVYGVNKFTESEVRSFWVFVWEALQDTTLIILAVCAFVSLVVGIAMEGWPKGAHDGLGIVASILLVVFVTATSDYRQSLQFKDLDKEKKKIQVQVTRNGFRQRLSIYDLLPGDIVHLAIGDQVPADGLFICGFSLLINESSLTGESEPVVVNEDNPFLLSGTKVQDGSCKMLVTTVGMRTQWGKLMATLSEGGDDETPLQVKLNGVATIIGKIGLFFAVITFIVLSQGLISKKYHERQLFNWSGDDALVMLEHFAIAVTIVVVAVPEGLPLAVTLSLAFAMKKMMNDKALVRHLAACETMGSATTICSDKTGTLTTNHMTVVKACICGNIQEVNNPKNGSSLCSELPETVVKTLLESVFNNTGGEVVIDQDGKYQILGTPTETALLEFALSLGGNFKAKRDETKIVKMEPFNSTKKRMSVILELPGGGCRAHCKGASEIVLAACDKFIDDTGSVVPLDKTTADKLNGIIESFANEALRTLCLAYREMEEGFSVEEQIPVQGYTCIGIVGIKDPVRPGVRESVATCRSAGIMVRMVTGDNINTAKAIARECGILTEDGLAIEGPEFREKSLEELLKLIPKIQVMARSSPLDKHTLVKHLRTTFNEVVAVTGDGTNDAPALHEADIGLAMGIAGTEVAKESADVIILDDNFSTIVTVAKWGRSVYVNIQKFVQFQLTVNVVALLVNFSSACFTGNAPLTAVQLLWVNMIMDTLGALALATEPPNDDLMKREPVGRTGKFITNVMWRNILGQSFYQFIVMWYLQTQGKNMFGLEGPDAEVVLNTIIFNSFVFCQVFNEISSREMEKINVLRGILKNYVFMGVLTSTVVFQFIMVQFLGEFANTIPLTRLQWVASVLLGLVGMPISAIVKLLPVGSS, encoded by the exons ATGGAGAGCTACCTGGAGGAGAACTTCGGCGGGGTGAAGGCGAAGAATTCGTCGGAGGAGGCgctccggcggtggcgcaAGCTCTGCGGCGTCGTCAAGAACCCCAAGCGCCGCTTCCGCTTCACCGCCAACCTCGACAAGCGCGGCGAGGCGCAGGCCATCAAGCACGCCAACCAC GAGAAGTTGCGGGTTGCTGTACTGGTATCAAAAGCTGCGCTACAGTTTATACATG GTCTTTCACTTCGAAGTGAGTATGTTGTTCCTGAAGAAGTCAAGGCTGCAGGGTTTCAGATTTGTGCTGATGAACTTGGGTCTATTGTTGAGGGTCATGATAGTAAAAAGTTGATCACCCATGGCGGAGTTACTGGAATAGCAGACAAGCTAGCAACATCACCAACAGATGGGTTAAGTACAGCTGAGGAAAACATTAAGCGCAGGCAAGATGTATATGGAGTAAACAAATTCACAGAGAGCGAGGTCCGTAGTTTTTGGGTGTTTGTATGGGAAGCACTTCAAGATACGACTCTTATAATTCTTGCTGTTTGTGCCTTTGTATCGTTGGTTGTTGGCATTGCCATGGAAGGATGGCCAAAAGGTGCCCATGATGGTCTGGGAATTGTGGCAAGTATCCTCTTAGTCGTGTTCGTTACCGCAACAAGTGACTATCGGCAATCCTTACAGTTCAAGGACTTGgacaaggagaaaaagaaaatacaagtTCAAGTCACAAGGAATGGTTTTAGACAAAGGCTATCTATATATGATCTTCTTCCTGGAGATATTGTCCATCTAGCAATTGGAGATCAGGTTCCTGCTGATGGGCTATTCATTTGTGGGTTTTCTCTACTGATCAACGAGTCCAGTCTTACTGGTGAGAGTGAACCTGTTGTTGTAAATGAAGATaacccttttcttttgtcgGGGACCAAAGTTCAAGATGGTTCCTGCAAGATGTTGGTTACAACAGTTGGCATGCGAACCCAGTGGGGAAAACTAATGGCTACTCTCAGTGAGGGTGGGGATGATGAAACCCCTCTTCAGGTCAAGCTTAATGGTGTTGCAACTATTATAGGCAAGATTGGTCTATTTTTCGCAGTCATAACTTTCATTGTCCTTTCTCAAGGGTTAATCAGCAAGAAGTACCATGAGCGGCAGCTTTTCAACTGGTCAGGAGACGATGCACTGGTAATGTTAGAACATTTTGCTATTGCAGTTAccattgttgttgttgctgttcCTGAGGGCTTACCCTTGGCAGTTACCTTGAGCCTTGCATTTGCAATGAAGAAAATGATGAATGACAAGGCATTGGTTCGGCACTTAGCCGCATGCGAGACAATGGGCTCTGCAACAACCATCTGCAGTGACAAGACAGGAACACTGACAACCAATCATATGACTGTTGTCAAGGCCTGCATTTGTGGAAACATACAGGAAGTTAACAATCCAAAGAATGGGTCTAGCTTGTGTTCTGAGCTTCCAGAAACTGTTGTCAAAACTCTTCTGGAGTCTGTTTTTAACAATACTGGTGGTGAGGTTGTAATTGACCAAGATGGGAAATATCAGATTCTGGGTACCCCGACAGAGACAGCTTTATTGGAATTTGCATTGTCCCTGGGTGGAAATTTCAAGGCAAAGCGTGATGAAACTAAGATTGTGAAAATGGAGCCTTTTAATTCAACAAAAAAGAGGATGAGTGTCATTCTTGAGCTTCCTGGAGGAGGATGCCGTGCACATTGTAAAGGTGCTTCAGAAATAGTGTTGGCTGCCTGTGATAAGTTTATAGATGACACAGGTTCTGTTGTCCCTCTTGATAAAACAACTGCCGACAAGCTTAATGGTATTATTGAAAGTTTTGCTAATGAAGCTCTTAGGACATTGTGCCTTGCTTATAGGGAAATGGAAGAAGGCTTTTCTGTTGAAGAACAAATACCAGTGCAAGGGTATACATGCATTGGGATAGTAGGTATTAAAGATCCTGTTCGCCCAGGTGTTAGGGAGTCTGTTGCAACTTGCCGATCTGCTGGAATTATGGTGAGAATGGTCACGGGTGACAACATAAATACGGCAAAAGCAATTGCTCGTGAATGTGGCATACTTACTGAAGATGGCCTGGCAATTGAGGGACCTGAGTTCAGAGAGAAAAGTCTTGAAGAACTGCTCAAGTTGATTCCAAAAATTCAG GTAATGGCCCGATCATCACCACTTGACAAGCATACACTTGTGAAGCATTTGCGCACAACATTCAATGAAGTTGTTGCTGTTACTGGTGATGGTACAAATGACGCACCTGCACTTCATGAAGCAGATATTGGACTTGCAATGGGCATTGCTGGAACTGAG GTGGCGAAAGAGAGTGCTGATGTCATCATTCTTGACGACAACTTTTCCACAATTGTAACTGTTGCCAAATGGGGACGGTCTGTTTATGTCAACATTCAGAAGTTTGTGCAGTTTCAGCTGACTGTTAATGTTGTGGCTTTACTTGTCAACTTCTCCTCAGCTTGCTTTACAG GAAATGCACCACTGACAGCTGTTCAACTTCTTTGGGTGAACATGATCATGGACACCCTTGGTGCCCTTGCGTTAGCTACTGAGCCGCCTAATGACGacttaatgaagagagagccGGTGGGAAGAACAGGGAAATTTATCACAAATGTTATGTGGAGGAACATCCTGGGGCAGTCGTTCTACCAATTCATTGTTATGTGGTATCTCCAGACGCAAGGGAAAAACATGTTCGGCCTTGAAGGCCCTGATGCTGAAGTTGTGctaaatacaattattttcaaCTCGTTTGTCTTCTGCCAG GTGTTCAATGAGATAAGCTCCAGGGAGATGGAGAAGATCAACGTGCTGAGGGGCATACTGAAGAACTACGTCTTCATGGGCGTCCTCACCAGCACGGTCGTCTTCCAGTTCATCATGGTGCAATTCCTCGGCGAATTCGCGAACACGATTCCCCTCACCAGACTGCAGTGGGTCGCCAGCGTTCTCCTCGGCCTCGTCGGGATGCCCATCTCTGCCATCGTCAAGCTTCTCCCCGTCGGCTCGTCGTGA